The following proteins are encoded in a genomic region of Roseofilum reptotaenium CS-1145:
- a CDS encoding XisH family protein, protein MAAKDKYHSAVRIALEKEQWRITDDPLRLEVGGTKFEIDLGAEQLLAAERGEEKIAVEIKTFLSDSPLTDYHAALGQFLNYQLALELNDPSRILYLAIPARTHEGFFKREFTQISLERYQIKQMIYDPEKEVIVRWIS, encoded by the coding sequence ATGGCAGCTAAAGATAAATATCATTCTGCGGTTAGAATTGCCCTAGAAAAGGAGCAGTGGAGGATCACTGATGATCCCTTACGACTAGAAGTTGGTGGAACCAAGTTTGAAATTGATTTAGGTGCGGAGCAATTGTTAGCCGCAGAGCGAGGAGAAGAAAAAATTGCCGTTGAAATTAAGACATTCTTGAGCGATTCACCCCTGACGGATTATCATGCAGCCTTAGGACAGTTTTTGAATTATCAACTAGCCCTGGAACTCAACGATCCAAGCAGGATTTTATATTTGGCTATACCGGCAAGAACCCATGAAGGCTTTTTTAAGCGAGAATTCACACAAATTTCCCTAGAACGATACCAAATAAAACAAATGATTTACGATCCAGAAAAAGAGGTAATTGTACGATGGATATCCTAG